Below is a window of Candidatus Bathyarchaeota archaeon DNA.
TTCATATGTAATCCTTGCACTATCAGTGTCTGCTTCCAAGAAATCATCTATTACTGCATCATACTTTGAGCCTTTCCTTCCTAGTTTCTTCATCTTTGGTACTTTTTCAGGGATAATTGCGTATTTCTTTTCATGCATGCATGCCAGGTGGCGAGAAAGCTAATTCACTGTGGTTTCATCTCTAAAGAGAATGTTGATCAGGAGAGACGCGGGGCGTTTTCCTCAGTCGTCAAGAGGCTTCTCAGGTGTGGGCAGGCGTTAATAGAGGCCTTTTTTGGGGTCTAGAGCAGGGTATGCTGAAGAGAAAGGAGAGTTTTTCCAGCATATCAGGGGAGAAAACGGAGTTGCTCTAAACCTATCCAACGGCCTCCTAATGCTAAAGTGCCTTAAATGCTTCAAACCAGCGGTTATATTTGGCCACCATATCCACCGAAACGCTTGGCTTTCTTTCTTCCAGAATATGCTTAAAGTCGTCCATAGATATTGGTCTTGGCTGAGCCCGTTTATCATCTGCTTGACCAGATTCAAAAAGCTCTGCAATAACCTTAAGGTGCGCTGACTGACACACATCACGTAGGTCGCTTCCAGAAAATCCCTCAGAAAATCTAGCCAGTCCATGCGTGTCTATGTCTGGTCCCAGTTTTAGCTGAGTGGAGTAGAGCTTGAACATTCCCAAACGCGCAGAATGATCAGGTAAGGGAACCAAAATTCGTTTCTGAAATCTTCTTATGAACGGCCAGTCCAGAGCCCATGGCTTGTTTGTGGCTCCGATTACATACATATGGAGATTTTTACCCTTGTCTACTATACCATCCATCTCTTTAAGGAATTGATTACGCACCCTAGTTTCGCCACCAACCTCGTTTGAGTGCATTCCGATTAGTGAATCAAGTTCATCGATGAAAACTATAGCGGGACGTCCTTCGTTAGCTGACTTTCTCGCCGAGCCAAAAAGTCTAGCAACATTTTGTTCCGCTTCCCCCAACCACTTCGACATGATAGACGCGGCGTCCACTGAGATGAACGTTGCATCGATCTCTGTGGCCACAGCCGCAGCTATTAATGTTTTTCCGCATCCAGGTGGACCGAACAGAAGGATTCCTCTTGGCCAGCCTAACGGGAACAAGTCTGGCCTCTGAACTGGATAAACGATTGCTTCTTTGATTGCCTTCTTTGCCGTCTCTAAACCGACAACCTGGCCCCATCTCACATCGAGTTTTTCTTTGAGCACAAGCTCATCGTAGCTTACTTCCTCTCCTTGTGAAGGCGTTGCCGTTACGCCTGGTTTTCGTTCTCCCCGTGGCTCCATAGGCCCAACACCTTGCAGAGCCTTTACTCTTTCTTGATATGCCATTGCTCGTTGAATGTAGACTTTGTTCAAGTTGTAGTCAGGGTATAGCTGAGCAAGTTTTAGGAGGGTTTCAATGGCCTTCTGATACATAGTGATAGCCATTCCTTTGGCACCCTGTTTATCAAGGCGGATGGCTTCAACTGCATAGTTCTTCGCTGCTTTTTCAAGTTCTTGAGATGCACTCATAATTGATCACTGTTCAACCCTTATCTTTCTCTGCGCGCCCAGATTTTCTAGGGCCTTCTCCACATCTTCAGATGAGACATTCAATTCTAGCGCGCATTGATTAACACCAATTTGACCTTCATGTCTCTTAATATAACCCAGCAGTGCGTCCTCCAGCGATGATGAGCTCTGGATTGTGAATGAGACACGTTTCATTTCCACATACGTTTGAGGGTCTTTTTCTCTATAAACTTCTGAACAGCCAGTGGTAAGCGCGACCATTTGTTTTGGACTCTCTACAGGTTCAATTTTCTCCGTGACTGTGACAGAGATGGGCGGTTCAGGAAGCTTCTCCTTTAACCTTTGCTCAAGAAGCGTGGAGACTTCTTCAAGTATTTTCTCACCACCAGGAGTCTTTACTTCGAGTGGCATGGTCAGATGCGGGGAACCGATGCTGGTTATAGCAAGAGTCTCACTGATAGCATCGTTCACCTTTCCCAGTTCAGATGAAACATCAGGCATTATTCCATCAATACATTTTGTCACATTTTCAAGAACTTTAAGCACAGGCTTTAGGTCCACCATTATGATGTTCAATTCTTTGATGGTTTCAAGTCTTAGAATGACTCGTTCTGTGACTAGCTCGGTTTGCACAACGATAGTAATCAGTTTTCTAACTTCAGCAGATTCGTTAGCAAAAATGATTGCCCGCTCTTGATTTTGATGTTTGATCGCCATAGTGCATTTTGCAAATAACATTCTGTCCCTTTGACGTAGTCTAAAACTTACTTTTTCCAGTCTGACCTGTTGAATCTTCAGTTCTCGCATTGCCTGACGAATACGATCTTCAAGTGGAGGGGTGCGAAAAATCTTCTTAAACACCGTCCCACCCATCCTGTCTGCGTCGGATTTTAAGAACTCGGCTTCACGTGAACTACAACTGGTGGTTCAGGAAGAGTTGAAGCCTGAGGAGCTGGAGCTTCTTTTTCCGTCTCCTTTTCTACCGAAGTTATAGATGTATCTCCAAGAACTATATTGGATAGTTTGTTTCTCATTGCGTCAAGATCCGTCTTTTCAGCATTGACATGTTTCAAACCTCGCTGTATCATACCCATAGCCGTTTGATACGATTCGTCATCAATTCTGCTAATTTCACGTTCAATTTCCAGGTTTACTAAAGCTGAGTGAAGATCGTTAACCTGCTGAGTACACTTCCCGATCTGTTTGTCTATGTCATCTATGGTGGCTTGCGCATCCGCTTTCAGCTGATTCAACGCGCCTTCAAAGCTTTTATGGATATCATTAAACATTTCCGTTGAAACCCGTTTCTTTTCTGAGAGTTCTTTCAACGCTTGATCTTTTCGCCAGATTAACGGTATCTCATCGCAGAGTGTCTTCACCTTCAATTTAACAGAGGGCAAGATTATGATGTTGCTACCATTTACTCTAAACTGAGTGTTTGGGTAGCGAAGAAATTCTCCGTCTCCATGCTCGACAAAAACTGTGTTAATGCGTCCATCTGGGCTAACCATAAATGATGCGATTCGCCCAATTTGGCGTCCATATTCGTCGCTAACAGTCTTGCCGACAAATAGAAAGGGGTTGGAAGAAGGCTTTGGCATAACTTCATCTTCCATAGCTGTTCATCCATCGATGAGATCATCCGATTTCAGTTGGGGCCTTCTCGCCTATTGCTGGTATACCCGCAGGCAACTCAGGGAACTTTTCTTTGATCTTCTGCTCCGCAACTGTGGCTGCTTCAGATAAAATCTTCTGTGCATCTTCATTTGTCGCTTCAAAGTCTAGGTTCAGACCTGTAGTCTGGCCAGCGTCTACGATTATCCCGCTGAGCATGTTTCCAATTTGTCCAAATTCTTTTTCTGCTTCCGGAAAGATATTGGCCATCCCTGTTTGAATGCTGCGTAGCACGCCTACTGCTGGAGCAAGCGTGGTGACTATGTCGCCAAGCTCCGAAACTGTTCTTAACCTAAGGACAATCTGCTCTAAGGCGAGCCTTGCGTGCATTATCATTTTTTCCATTTTGCGTATTTCAGCTAGTTCGCTAGCGAAGACATTGGCACGTGCCGTGTCATGTTTTGTGTATGCGTCAACGACTCGTTTAAAAATTGATTTGTCACGGTCTGAGAATCGATCGGATGCTTTGTCTAGTTTTTGAACTTGCATATCGATGCGTCTGATCGCAAAATCAAGACGCGGTTTCAATGGACCTTGAGGGCGGACGGCTTCTTTGATTTTTGTGGTAAGCGGTGTTTTATTGTATCCTTCTCCCCATCGTTTAACAAATTTGTCTGGCATTTTGATTTCCTCTCAAATGAATGGCTCTTTAAACGTATTATTACATTATTAATATGTAGAGAACATATGAGTATATCTCTAAGCGTATACCTGGGTTTCCTTTCCGCTTTGAGCTTTAAATCCAATATGAGAATGGAGGCTAGGCGAATTTGTATTAATAGACAAAATTGTGTAAGTTAGGCTAAAAAGCACGAAATTTAGAATGTTAAACCAAGTGACTAAAATGAGTGAAAGAATAAAAGTGCTTGGGACCTTTGCCTTGTTGGGTTTCATTGCTGGAATCGCTGCTAACCTTCTCTATCACACGGCTTGGCCTTGGCTGCTAAAGGCTTTTCCAACCATACTTCAGGTAGAGTGGATGGTATCCGGGATTGCCGGTGCATTGCTAACTATTATCATGCTAGTACTTTGGGTCTACTTAAGCAGGTCTCAGGAATAAAATAAACAGCCTTCCGAATTTCCAACGCTTTTTCTCTCTTTGCAGTAGTGTCAACTTTCATTAAGTTTTATAGCAGTTGAATAACTCCCAAATAATTTTTAATCCGTCTGCACTCGAGCTTTATGAGAACAGCTACAGAGTGAGGAGCGATCAACAATTTGACAGAAGAAAAAATGCCGATGTATTCCAACGTTTTCGATCTGCTCGCAAAACCAGTGCGTAATGCTTTAACCCAGTTAGGACTCTCTGAGCCCACCGCACCACAGGTCAAGGCCATCCCACCCATTCTAAAAGAAGAAAATGTTTTACTAATCGCGCCAACGGGAAGCGGAAAAACCGAGGCAGTTCTTCTCCCTATTCTCTCCAACTTCATTCAGCAACCAGACAAAAAAGGAATATCTATCATCTACATTACGCCACTTCGCGCCCTCAACCGTGACATGATACTACGCTTATCCGATTGGGCATTTCACCTTGACATTTCAGCAGAAGTGCGACACGGCGACACCGAAATCAAAATCCGCCGAAGACAAGCACTCCACCCACCTAACATGCTTGTAACAACTCCAGAAACTCTGCAGGCTATTCTGCCAGGCTCACGTATGCAAAGACATCTCAGCCATGTTCGGTATGTCATTATAGACGAGGTTCACGAGATCGCGGAGGACAAGCGCGGAGTCCAGCTCACAGTTGCATTAGAAAGACTAGATGAAATCACCGGAAAAGAGTTTCAAAGAGTCGGTTTATCCGCCACCGTCGGCAACCCCAAAAAAGTAGCAAAATTCATTGCTGGAACAAACCGGCCCATCAAAGTGATTACTGTGTCTTTGCCAAAGGGTTACCAATATATCGTTGAAAACTCTCTTCCTGCAGATCTAGATTACGATATAGCCCAAAAACTGAGAACAGCCCCAGAGGCCGCAGCGAGGATAAGAAGAATATTGAACCTAGTGAAAAACCACACTTCCACCCTAATCTTCGTCAACGCTCGAACCAACGCTGAAATGCTCGGACACAAATTTAACCAACTCACATCCAACATAGCAGTTCACCATGGATCCTTATCCAGAGAAGAAAGAAGCCTCATTGAAGACGAATTTAAAGCGAAAATTCTCAAGGCAATTGTATGCACCAGCACTCTGCAACTGGGAATTGACATTGGACACATCGACTTGGTCATTCAATACTTATCCCCGCGCCAAGTAACCAGCTTGATCCAACGCGTGGGAAGAAGCGGACATAAACTAGATCTCACCTCAAAGGGTGTAATCATCACAGCGTCGTCTGACGATACATTGGAAGCAGTAGCCGCCGTACAACAGGCCTACAAAGGTTGCTTAGAACCGATTTCTATACATGAAAACGCGTTGGACGTGTTGGCACATCAGATTGCTGGAATATTGCTAGATCAACGGAGAATAACTGTTAGTCAGGTTTTTGAAATTTTGCGTCGAGCATACCCTTATCGAAATCTCTCTAAAGCTAAACTTTTAGATGTTGTAAATTATCTACATAGGTTGAGAGAATTACGGATTGAAGGAAACACGTTGAAGAAGACGCGAAGAACTAGACTGTATTATTACGAGAACCTCTCCATGATCCCTGACGAAAGACGATATCCCATCATAGACATACTCTCAGACCACCCCATTGGTACCCTCGGTGACGAGTTCATGGCCCTTAGAGCGCGAGTAGGACTCAATTTCATATGCCGGGGCAAAGTGTGGCGAATCGTCCAGATAGAAGATGAAACAGGTAACGTTTACGTAGTCCCCTCCGAGGACCATATGGCAGCCATCCCCGGCTGGGACGGCGAAATGCTTCCAGTGCCACTTACCCTCGCTCAGCAAGTAGGCAGACTTCGAAGAGACATTGCCAAAGAGTTGAACCGAGAGAAAAACGTCAAGGTCGTAGCTGAAAAACTTGCAAAAAAGCTTTCCACTAATGGATCAACATTGCTAAACCCAGTCGAAGAGATTCATGAACATTTAAAGCGGGGCGCTCCTCTTCCAACTAACAATCACATTCTCATTGAAGCTTTTGACAAATACGTAGTCATCCACGCGTGTTTTGGAGAGGTTGTGAATCGAACTTTAGGTTGTATTTTTGACTCTATTCTTTCAGATCATGAGCTTATCATTGGCTGGTGGAACGATGGTTACCGAATTCTGATCGAGATGCCTCGAAAAGCAGAATTTCATGATCTTGAAAAGATTCGGTCTCTCCTTTTTGAGTTAACAGAAGAAGAGGTGGAGCAAGCGTTTGACGATTATCTCAAGGCCCGCTTCCCCTTTGCCTCCAAGATGAAGTTTGTTGCTGAACGGTTCGGTGCTCTACCTCGTGGAAGAGCCATGGGGCCTAAGAGACTTGCGGAACTACCAAAACGGTTCAAAAAGACGCCGATCTATGAAGAGACACTTCGTGAGGCCATGCTGGAAAAGGTGGATCTTCCTTCGGTAAGGCAAATTATGAAGAATGTTAACAAGGGCAAAATTAGAATAAGCAGCCTGTTTTGTTTAGAAAAACCCACGCCCTTAGGTTATCATATTCTCGCAAAATATTCCGAAATACCCGAGCTTATGGCGCCTGAACGCGTTGTGCTGAGCAACATTGAACGAATGAAGCGAGCGATTTTGGCGAGAAAAACATCGCTTCTATGTTTTTCTTGTGGTGTTTGCTCGGTGGAAAAACGCATCCGTGAACTGCCTGAGAAACCGACATGCGAAAGGTGTGGAGCTGGTTTGTTGGCGTCCCTCCGCTTTGGTCAAGATCCAAACGAACTTCGTGGCATTCTCAACCGAAGACTGGAGGGAAAAGAGCTGGTTGAGGAGGAGCTGGGACAATTAACTTATGCCAGACGCACAGCAGACCTCGTCCTCAGCCATGGTAGAAGAGCGTTGATTGCCTTACAAGTCAGAGGAGTTGGACCCGAGACCGCTTTCAGAATACTGGGGAAAATGCACCCTAACGAAGACGACTTTTACATGGATCTTCTGAAAGCCAAAATTCAATACTTGAAAACACGACCCTACTGGAAGGATAAAGAAAAACGTTTTAAACAAAGGTGAAAGTCTTTGGCAGTCAAGATGTGATCTGAGGAGGGGATTGAGATTTTTGGGACATTTTCTATAGTGGCTAGATGTCCAAAAACACTAGCGCTAGGCGTTTGTGTCTCAACTGCTGCTCCTGCAGTTGGAAGCCGAGCTCCCCATGTTGAGGCGAGGATCGGTGCCATAGCAACTCAAGCTAAAACCAATGTTCTTTACGGTATAAACGGTTTAAAACTGTTAAAGATGGGTTTCTCTCCGCAAACAGCTCTGGAAACTATGCTGAAAGAGGACTCTGATCGGGAGTCAAGACAGGTGATTATCATAGATAAAGAAGGAAGAAGCGTCGCGTTCACTGGCAGGGAAACCAGCGACTGGAAGGGACATTTGATTGGCAAAGATTATGTGGTCGCTGGTAACATGCTTGTTGGAAACAGCGTTATTGATGCGATGGCTGAGGCGTTTGAAAGCTCAGAAGGAGAGTTATCGGAGAGATTAATGAAAGCTTTAGAGGCTGGACAGGAGGCTGGAGGCGATAAGCGAGGGAAAACGTCTGCTGCATTACTTGTAGCGCAAAAGGAACATGTGAGAACTCATCCCTTACTTGACTTGAGGGTTGATGAGCATCGGGACCCTGTTAGGGAATTGAGGAGAGTTTTTGAAATCTATAAAGAATTGGAGACGACGTAACAAACACTCGTTTTATGATTCACTGGTCTACTCGTGGATCAAGCTTCTTGGAAACTATTTTATTTCTCCTATTTGTTTGAAAGAGAAGTCTTTCAGCGTCATGCCTCTTAGTGGGACTAGAAAGTTGTCGATGTCTGTTATGTTTGCAGCCCATCTTGACCTAATGTCTGACATAAATTGGTCGAAGTCGGTGAAATCTTTGTGTAAAGATACTATGGCGCAATTGAATCCGTGTAATCCCGTGCCTGTTGATGCGAATAGGATTTTTGGGTTTTCTTTGATTTCTTTTATTCTGGCTTTTATATCAGATTGAGCGATGTTCATGAATGTGAAGGCTGCGATTTCGTATCCAAGTTTTGTTAGGTCAGGTAAGGCTGTGTAGCCTCGTATGTATCCTTTTTTTTCTAGTTTTTTTCTTGTTCTAGTGATGGTTGGTTGTGATACTTTTAGGATTTTTGCGAGGTCTCTGTCGCTTCTTTTTGAGTTTTTTATTAGTTCGTATAAGAGTTTTATCATTTTTTCTTTTGGCATAGCCACGAATTCTTGATTCAAAAATATTTAAATCTTTTTGCGACTTTTTTGAAGACTTTATTGAATTGATTGATGCAGTGTTATTCTGTGGTTTATTGTTTTCGTTGCGTTTTTTATGTTTTTTGCCACGTTATTTGCGTATGTCTCTCTCTCATTAGACCCCCCTATAATTTTTTTGTTTCTTCACGAAGCTTGTTTTTCGTTTGTTTTTTGGAAATAAGCTTGAAAATGGTTTATCTCACGATAGGAATAGATGGGAAAAGATACGAAAAGATAGGAAAAGATGCAAAAAGATGGCAAAAGATGGGAAAAGATGGGAATCGACGGGGGCTGTATTGGAAGACACGGTTTTCCATTTGATGCTGCAAACGTGTGTGCTCCTTAACCGTAGGTTCCCCTACCTAAGGGAGTCCTTTGATAGGTTTGTGTGTGCGGTGTGGTCTGGTCTATGGTTGGAGAGACAGAGGCGGGTGTAGCCTCGTCTAGGCGGGGTGTTCTAGTTGTGTTGTTGATAAAGGTTGAAATTATGGTTTTATAGTTAATTCTATAATGTTGTGTTGTGTGCGGTCGTAGTCTAGACTGGAACAACTCCAGGGAAAACTTGGTCAGGACCTCGGCCTCCCACGCCGACGACCCGGGTTCAAATCCCGGCGACCGCACCAAGAATCTTCTTTCCCGAAAGAAACTTCTATAACACGTATACATGCAGTTTCACTTAAAAGCATAAGTATAATTGCTTGAAACTACGCCCCCAAATATGAGGAGGCAGAAAAAATGAAAATCAAAGAGTTTCTTGTTAACTTTGTAATAGTGCTTGCTGTAGCCCTTGCACATGCATGCATGAGGGTTAGGCAGGTTATCCATGCACGTCCATTTTGACCTTTCAGGTTTTCTTTGGAGACCACAATCACATCTTGCGATTCAGGTTTAGGTTTTTGCGGGTCCTTTTTGAATCGGGAAACTTAGAAAAAACTAGGAGCTTGTGGCAATGTCATACGTACTCTTGTGGATGTTCAGCGAGAAGTTATCCAGCGAGTTCAGACCAAAAAGGAATAAATCCACAGTTCCATGAGGCAAGTGTGCTATATTTCTACTTCTATCGGATATTTCTTGTCTAGCTCTATGAAGAATAGGTCGATCTCGTTTAGTATTTGTTCGCTTCATGCATGCATCTCTGTGAAAAAGCAGATTATTTCCTAAAGGCTCGATATATTTCCTTAAGGGCATTGATTATTTCACGAGCGTGTTCCGGACTAAAAGCATAGATCAACGCCAGAAGTGCTAAAATAATGTTGAATGGCACTATCGGCAAAAGCATTATGTTTTTTTGAGCGATAATCAAGGTTGTGAGAGCCGCCAATAGAAACGCAAACGTAACACACGCGGAGATCCTTACGCGGTCAAAGGGGATTCTTCCACTAATACGTTCTAGTGTTCTAGCCTTCCGCCAGTGCACAGAGAATCCGGTCGGGTCAAGCATCTCAACGCAATAAACCTTAGAGGAATCCTCTATGATATTTAGGGAAGCATTTTCCCCAAACACGTTTGCACTAAATCGCAGATTTACAGGGTTTGCGATTTTCTCGACAATGATCACTGCCCTTTCGAGCGAACTCCTTACCTCCTCCTCAATAGAGTCATTGTACGCATACAATCCTTCATCAAGAGTCGAAACATGATACGTTGTTTTGGGCTCAGCAATTATGTTGCAGGTAATGTGCATCCCTACTTGATCTGGGTTTTTGTAGTGAATGTTTTTCTTAAAAGATCTAGGTTTGCCATCAATCAAAAGCTCTCTGAATGAATAAACATCTTCAGGGTCAATTGTTGGAGAGATTCCTTTCAGGCTTTCCGGAATATCAACGGAGCTTGTCTCTCCGCCACATATGGTGCGCTCCCAGAAAAGAGGCTCCCTTTTACTCGAAGGATTATAAAATTCGGCCTTCATTTTGTGAGTAAT
It encodes the following:
- a CDS encoding AAA family ATPase, which produces MMSASQELEKAAKNYAVEAIRLDKQGAKGMAITMYQKAIETLLKLAQLYPDYNLNKVYIQRAMAYQERVKALQGVGPMEPRGERKPGVTATPSQGEEVSYDELVLKEKLDVRWGQVVGLETAKKAIKEAIVYPVQRPDLFPLGWPRGILLFGPPGCGKTLIAAAVATEIDATFISVDAASIMSKWLGEAEQNVARLFGSARKSANEGRPAIVFIDELDSLIGMHSNEVGGETRVRNQFLKEMDGIVDKGKNLHMYVIGATNKPWALDWPFIRRFQKRILVPLPDHSARLGMFKLYSTQLKLGPDIDTHGLARFSEGFSGSDLRDVCQSAHLKVIAELFESGQADDKRAQPRPISMDDFKHILEERKPSVSVDMVAKYNRWFEAFKAL
- a CDS encoding DEAD/DEAH box helicase, with amino-acid sequence MTEEKMPMYSNVFDLLAKPVRNALTQLGLSEPTAPQVKAIPPILKEENVLLIAPTGSGKTEAVLLPILSNFIQQPDKKGISIIYITPLRALNRDMILRLSDWAFHLDISAEVRHGDTEIKIRRRQALHPPNMLVTTPETLQAILPGSRMQRHLSHVRYVIIDEVHEIAEDKRGVQLTVALERLDEITGKEFQRVGLSATVGNPKKVAKFIAGTNRPIKVITVSLPKGYQYIVENSLPADLDYDIAQKLRTAPEAAARIRRILNLVKNHTSTLIFVNARTNAEMLGHKFNQLTSNIAVHHGSLSREERSLIEDEFKAKILKAIVCTSTLQLGIDIGHIDLVIQYLSPRQVTSLIQRVGRSGHKLDLTSKGVIITASSDDTLEAVAAVQQAYKGCLEPISIHENALDVLAHQIAGILLDQRRITVSQVFEILRRAYPYRNLSKAKLLDVVNYLHRLRELRIEGNTLKKTRRTRLYYYENLSMIPDERRYPIIDILSDHPIGTLGDEFMALRARVGLNFICRGKVWRIVQIEDETGNVYVVPSEDHMAAIPGWDGEMLPVPLTLAQQVGRLRRDIAKELNREKNVKVVAEKLAKKLSTNGSTLLNPVEEIHEHLKRGAPLPTNNHILIEAFDKYVVIHACFGEVVNRTLGCIFDSILSDHELIIGWWNDGYRILIEMPRKAEFHDLEKIRSLLFELTEEEVEQAFDDYLKARFPFASKMKFVAERFGALPRGRAMGPKRLAELPKRFKKTPIYEETLREAMLEKVDLPSVRQIMKNVNKGKIRISSLFCLEKPTPLGYHILAKYSEIPELMAPERVVLSNIERMKRAILARKTSLLCFSCGVCSVEKRIRELPEKPTCERCGAGLLASLRFGQDPNELRGILNRRLEGKELVEEELGQLTYARRTADLVLSHGRRALIALQVRGVGPETAFRILGKMHPNEDDFYMDLLKAKIQYLKTRPYWKDKEKRFKQR
- a CDS encoding DUF1028 domain-containing protein, which codes for MEIFGTFSIVARCPKTLALGVCVSTAAPAVGSRAPHVEARIGAIATQAKTNVLYGINGLKLLKMGFSPQTALETMLKEDSDRESRQVIIIDKEGRSVAFTGRETSDWKGHLIGKDYVVAGNMLVGNSVIDAMAEAFESSEGELSERLMKALEAGQEAGGDKRGKTSAALLVAQKEHVRTHPLLDLRVDEHRDPVRELRRVFEIYKELETT
- a CDS encoding Lrp/AsnC family transcriptional regulator; amino-acid sequence: MPKEKMIKLLYELIKNSKRSDRDLAKILKVSQPTITRTRKKLEKKGYIRGYTALPDLTKLGYEIAAFTFMNIAQSDIKARIKEIKENPKILFASTGTGLHGFNCAIVSLHKDFTDFDQFMSDIRSRWAANITDIDNFLVPLRGMTLKDFSFKQIGEIK